A genome region from Mycobacterium sp. 3519A includes the following:
- a CDS encoding TIGR01777 family oxidoreductase: MTNAVIAIAGSSGLIGSALVYALRATDRKVMRIVRRAPSNADEVFWNPDTGEFDPGTLTGVDAVVNLCGVNVGEKRWSGAFKQSLRDSRIGPTEVLSTAVVEAGVPTLVNASAVGYYGDTNGRVVDETAPAGTGFMARLCEDWEAATAVAEQDGTRVVLARSGLVLAPAGGLLARVKPLFAVGLGARLGDGRQYMPWITVEDEVRALLFAIDHDELSGPVNLTGPAPVTNAEFTAALGRTMNRPTPLVAPGFALRAAFGEFADEGLLAGQRAIPTVLERAGFEFRHNTIGEALAFATARNRDA, translated from the coding sequence GTGACCAACGCCGTCATCGCGATCGCGGGGTCCTCGGGACTGATCGGGTCGGCCTTGGTCTACGCATTGCGGGCCACCGACCGCAAGGTGATGCGCATCGTGCGGCGCGCGCCGTCCAATGCCGACGAGGTGTTCTGGAACCCCGACACGGGTGAGTTCGACCCGGGCACCCTGACCGGGGTCGACGCCGTCGTCAACCTGTGCGGCGTCAACGTCGGCGAGAAACGGTGGTCGGGCGCGTTCAAACAGAGCCTGCGCGACAGCCGCATCGGGCCGACCGAGGTGCTGTCGACGGCGGTGGTCGAGGCCGGTGTCCCGACGCTGGTCAATGCCAGCGCCGTCGGCTACTACGGCGACACCAACGGCCGCGTCGTCGACGAAACCGCGCCTGCCGGAACAGGTTTCATGGCACGGCTGTGCGAGGACTGGGAGGCGGCGACGGCGGTCGCCGAACAGGACGGCACCAGGGTGGTGCTGGCCCGCAGCGGGCTGGTGCTGGCGCCCGCGGGCGGTCTGCTGGCCCGGGTCAAGCCGCTGTTCGCGGTCGGGCTCGGCGCGCGCCTGGGTGACGGACGTCAGTACATGCCGTGGATCACCGTCGAGGACGAGGTCCGCGCGCTGCTGTTCGCGATCGACCACGACGAGCTGTCCGGCCCTGTGAACCTGACCGGACCGGCACCCGTGACCAACGCCGAGTTCACCGCCGCGCTCGGCCGCACCATGAACCGGCCGACGCCGTTGGTGGCGCCCGGCTTCGCGCTGCGCGCAGCGTTCGGCGAGTTCGCCGACGAAGGGCTGCTCGCAGGGCAGCGGGCCATCCCAACAGTGCTGGAGCGCGCCGGTTTCGAGTTTCGGCACAACACGATCGGTGAGGCGCTGGCGTTCGCGACGGCGAGGAACCGTGACGCGTAG
- the lipB gene encoding lipoyl(octanoyl) transferase LipB — protein sequence MASSIRSTTTPVDVRRMGTVDYQTAWQLQRELADARVAGGPDALLLLEHPFIYTAGKRTLPDERPSAPDVPVIDTDRGGKITWHGPGQLVGYPIIGLAEPLDVVNFVRRLEESIIKVCAGLGLSTGRVEGRSGVWVPADGRRPARKIAAIGIRVSRATTLHGFALNCDCDLSAFDAIVPCGISDAGVTSLTTELGRRVTVDDVLTPVAEAVCDALDGRLVVALT from the coding sequence GTGGCGTCATCGATCCGGTCCACGACAACCCCGGTCGACGTGCGGCGGATGGGCACCGTCGACTACCAGACGGCGTGGCAACTGCAGCGCGAACTCGCCGACGCCAGGGTGGCAGGGGGTCCCGACGCCCTGCTGCTGCTGGAGCATCCGTTCATCTACACGGCCGGTAAGCGCACGTTGCCCGACGAACGACCCAGCGCGCCCGACGTTCCTGTCATCGACACCGACCGCGGCGGCAAGATCACCTGGCACGGTCCCGGGCAATTGGTCGGCTACCCGATCATCGGCCTGGCCGAACCGCTCGACGTCGTGAATTTCGTTCGGCGCCTTGAGGAATCGATCATCAAGGTGTGCGCGGGGCTGGGCCTGTCCACCGGCCGCGTCGAAGGCCGCTCCGGGGTGTGGGTGCCTGCCGACGGACGCCGCCCGGCGCGCAAGATCGCGGCGATCGGCATCCGGGTGTCGCGTGCGACCACGTTGCACGGGTTCGCACTGAACTGCGACTGCGATTTGTCGGCCTTCGACGCGATCGTGCCCTGCGGCATCTCGGACGCCGGCGTGACGTCGCTGACCACCGAACTGGGGCGCCGGGTGACCGTCGACGACGTGTTGACCCCGGTGGCCGAGGCCGTGTGTGACGCGCTCGACGGCCGCCTGGTAGTAGCGTTGACGTAG
- the lipA gene encoding lipoyl synthase, whose amino-acid sequence MTVAPGSNVAGPPAPDGRKLLRLEVRNAETPIERKPPWIKIRAKMGPEYTELKALVKREGLHTVCEEAGCPNIFECWEDREATFLIGGEQCTRRCDFCQIDTGKPAELDRDEPRRVAESVAAMGLRYSTVTGVARDDLPDGGAWLYAETVRAIKALNPNTGVELLIPDFNGEPALLKEVFDARPEVLAHNVETVPRIFKRIRPAFRYERSLAVLTAAREAGLVTKSNLILGLGETPEEVRTALADLHEAGCDLVTITQYLRPSVRHHPVERWVKPEEFVEHENFAKALGFAGVLAGPLVRSSYRAGRLYAQAVAARPVS is encoded by the coding sequence GTGACAGTCGCTCCTGGATCCAATGTCGCCGGCCCTCCGGCTCCGGACGGTAGGAAACTCCTGCGTCTCGAGGTTCGTAATGCCGAGACGCCGATCGAGCGTAAGCCGCCGTGGATCAAGATCCGCGCCAAGATGGGCCCGGAGTACACCGAGCTCAAGGCGTTGGTCAAGCGTGAGGGCCTGCACACGGTGTGCGAGGAGGCGGGTTGTCCGAACATTTTCGAATGCTGGGAGGACCGCGAGGCCACCTTCCTGATCGGCGGTGAGCAGTGCACCCGGCGTTGCGACTTCTGTCAGATCGACACCGGTAAGCCGGCCGAACTCGACCGTGACGAACCGCGCCGGGTGGCCGAGAGCGTGGCCGCGATGGGGTTGCGCTATTCGACGGTGACGGGGGTGGCGCGCGATGATCTGCCCGACGGTGGGGCGTGGTTGTACGCCGAGACGGTGCGTGCGATCAAGGCGCTGAACCCCAACACCGGGGTCGAGTTGCTGATCCCGGATTTCAACGGCGAGCCTGCGTTGCTGAAGGAGGTTTTCGACGCGCGCCCGGAGGTGTTGGCGCACAACGTCGAAACGGTGCCGCGGATCTTCAAGCGGATCCGTCCGGCGTTTCGCTACGAGCGCAGCCTTGCGGTGCTGACCGCGGCCCGCGAGGCCGGGCTGGTCACCAAGAGCAACCTGATCCTTGGCCTGGGTGAGACGCCAGAGGAGGTGCGCACCGCGCTGGCCGACCTGCACGAGGCAGGCTGCGACCTCGTCACGATCACCCAGTACCTACGCCCGTCGGTGCGCCATCACCCCGTCGAGCGCTGGGTCAAACCAGAGGAGTTCGTCGAACACGAGAACTTCGCCAAAGCCCTCGGCTTCGCCGGAGTACTCGCAGGCCCCCTGGTCCGATCCTCCTATCGGGCAGGCAGGCTGTACGCGCAGGCGGTCGCGGCCCGGCCCGTATCCTGA
- a CDS encoding DUF4191 domain-containing protein, which translates to MAKTRNPDQVKAAKAEAKAARKAASKQRRSQLWQAFQIQRKEDKRLLPYMLAAFVLIVGASAAFGVITGGLTGYLMIPLGIVLGALVAFIIFGRRAQKSVYRKAEGQTGAAAWALENLRGKWRVTPGVAATGHFDAVHRVIGRPGVIFVGEGSATRVKPLLAQEKKRTARLIGDTPIYDVMVGNGEGEVPLSKLERHLTKLPANITVKQMDALESRLAALGTKAGPAAMPKGPLPTQAKMRNVQRTVRRR; encoded by the coding sequence ATGGCGAAAACCCGCAATCCCGATCAGGTCAAGGCCGCCAAGGCCGAGGCCAAGGCGGCGCGCAAGGCGGCCTCCAAGCAGCGGCGCAGCCAGTTGTGGCAGGCGTTCCAGATTCAGCGCAAAGAAGACAAGCGCCTGCTGCCGTACATGCTCGCCGCATTCGTGCTGATCGTGGGCGCTTCGGCCGCCTTCGGCGTGATCACGGGCGGCCTCACCGGCTACCTGATGATTCCCCTCGGCATCGTGCTCGGTGCGCTGGTCGCGTTCATCATCTTCGGCCGCCGCGCACAGAAGTCGGTGTACCGCAAGGCTGAAGGCCAGACCGGCGCCGCGGCGTGGGCGCTGGAGAACCTGCGGGGCAAGTGGCGCGTCACCCCCGGCGTCGCCGCCACCGGTCACTTCGACGCGGTGCACCGGGTGATCGGCCGCCCCGGCGTGATCTTCGTCGGCGAAGGATCGGCCACGCGCGTCAAACCCCTACTGGCGCAGGAGAAGAAGCGCACCGCACGGCTGATCGGCGACACCCCGATCTACGACGTGATGGTCGGCAACGGCGAGGGCGAGGTCCCGCTGTCCAAGCTCGAACGTCACCTGACGAAGCTGCCCGCGAACATTACGGTCAAGCAGATGGACGCGCTCGAATCGCGACTCGCTGCCCTGGGCACCAAGGCCGGGCCCGCCGCGATGCCCAAGGGCCCGCTGCCGACGCAGGCCAAGATGCGCAACGTGCAGCGCACAGTGCGCAGACGCTGA
- a CDS encoding RDD family protein — protein MAREIGSWLSGPSSEGGSQGQAPSEYPGQRLGLPQSGPKSLARMGRRVAALFVDWLIAYGLAALAMSLGLVSRPGLSTAVLIVWFVLGAVSVRLFGFTPGQYALGLMVVPVDNRQHVGFGRALVRGVLIAVVIPPLITDSDLRGLQDKVTNTAVVRR, from the coding sequence ATGGCCCGTGAGATCGGGTCCTGGCTGTCGGGTCCGTCTTCGGAGGGCGGCAGTCAGGGCCAAGCACCCAGTGAGTATCCGGGCCAGCGGCTGGGTTTGCCGCAATCGGGCCCCAAATCGCTTGCCAGGATGGGCAGGCGTGTCGCCGCGCTGTTCGTCGACTGGCTGATCGCCTACGGGCTGGCCGCGCTGGCCATGTCGTTGGGTCTGGTGTCGAGGCCGGGGCTGTCCACCGCGGTGTTGATCGTCTGGTTCGTGCTGGGCGCGGTGTCGGTGCGACTGTTCGGCTTCACCCCGGGCCAGTACGCATTGGGGTTGATGGTGGTGCCGGTCGACAACCGTCAGCACGTCGGCTTCGGCCGCGCACTGGTCCGCGGCGTGCTGATCGCGGTGGTCATCCCGCCGCTGATCACCGACTCCGACCTGCGGGGCCTGCAAGACAAGGTGACGAATACGGCCGTCGTGCGGCGATAA
- the glnA gene encoding type I glutamate--ammonia ligase — MAEKTADDIIKQIKDEDVQYVDIRFCDLPGVVQHFSVPASVFDESVFEDGLAFDGSSVRGFQSIHESDMMLLPDPDTARIDPFRAAKTLNLNFFVHDPFTREAYSRDPRNVARKAENYLASTGIADTAYFGAEAEFYIFDSVSFDSQMNGTFYEIDSEAGWWNTGEPVESDGSANRGYKVRPKGGYFPVAPYDHFVDLRDEMCTNLQNAGFVLERGHHEVGTAGQAEINYKFNTLLHAADDLLLFKYIIKNTAWQAGKTVTFMPKPLFGDNGSGMHCHQSLWKDGSPLFHDESGYAGLSDTARHYIGGILHHAPSLLAFTNPTVNSYKRLVPGYEAPINLVYSQRNRSACVRIPITGNNPKAKRLEFRCPDSSGNPYLAFAAMMMAGLDGIKKKIEPQAPVDKDLYELPPDEAASIPQAPTSLSAVIDKLEEDHEYLTEGGVFTEDLIETWISYKRENEILPVQIRPHPYEVALYFDV; from the coding sequence GTGGCAGAAAAGACCGCCGACGACATCATCAAGCAGATCAAGGACGAAGACGTTCAGTACGTCGACATCCGGTTCTGCGATCTGCCCGGTGTAGTCCAGCACTTCTCGGTCCCGGCTTCGGTGTTCGACGAGAGCGTGTTCGAGGACGGGCTGGCGTTCGACGGCTCGTCGGTGCGCGGCTTCCAGTCGATCCACGAGTCCGACATGATGCTGCTTCCGGACCCCGACACCGCACGGATCGACCCGTTCCGCGCCGCCAAGACGCTGAACCTCAACTTCTTCGTGCACGACCCGTTCACCCGCGAGGCGTACTCCCGCGACCCGCGCAACGTGGCCCGCAAGGCGGAGAACTATCTGGCCAGCACCGGCATCGCCGACACTGCGTACTTCGGCGCAGAAGCCGAGTTCTACATCTTCGACTCGGTGTCCTTCGATTCGCAGATGAACGGCACGTTCTACGAAATCGACTCCGAGGCGGGCTGGTGGAACACCGGCGAGCCGGTCGAGTCGGACGGCAGCGCCAACCGCGGCTACAAGGTCCGGCCGAAGGGCGGCTACTTCCCCGTCGCGCCCTACGACCACTTCGTCGACCTGCGCGACGAGATGTGCACCAACCTGCAGAACGCCGGCTTCGTGCTGGAGCGCGGTCACCACGAGGTGGGCACCGCGGGCCAGGCCGAGATCAACTACAAGTTCAACACGCTGCTGCACGCCGCGGACGACTTGCTGTTGTTCAAGTACATCATCAAGAACACCGCGTGGCAGGCAGGCAAGACCGTGACCTTCATGCCGAAGCCGCTGTTCGGCGACAACGGTTCGGGTATGCACTGCCACCAGTCGTTGTGGAAGGACGGCAGCCCGCTGTTCCACGACGAGTCGGGCTACGCCGGACTGTCGGACACCGCACGCCACTACATCGGCGGCATCCTGCACCACGCACCGTCTCTGCTGGCGTTCACCAACCCGACGGTGAACTCCTACAAGCGCCTGGTGCCGGGTTACGAGGCCCCGATCAACCTGGTGTACAGCCAGCGGAACCGCAGCGCCTGCGTCCGCATCCCGATCACCGGCAACAACCCGAAGGCCAAGCGTCTGGAGTTCCGTTGCCCGGACAGCTCGGGCAACCCGTACCTGGCGTTCGCGGCAATGATGATGGCCGGCCTGGACGGCATCAAGAAGAAGATCGAGCCGCAGGCGCCGGTCGACAAGGATCTCTACGAGCTGCCGCCGGACGAGGCCGCCAGCATCCCGCAGGCACCCACGTCACTGTCGGCGGTGATCGACAAGCTCGAGGAGGACCACGAATACCTCACCGAGGGCGGCGTTTTCACCGAGGACCTGATCGAGACCTGGATCTCGTACAAGCGTGAGAACGAGATCCTCCCGGTGCAGATCCGGCCTCACCCGTACGAGGTCGCGCTGTACTTCGACGTCTAA
- a CDS encoding DoxX family protein, with product MTTKLDSRLTTYSPAVLSLFRVVFGFLFTVFGTSKLFDWPIAFGIPTGNWPVWYAGIIEFVAGLLIMFGLFTRIAAFIASGHMAVAYFWQHQPHALWPIVGPEMGGNGGLPTILFCFAFFLLVFTGPGAYAVDSMRAGRLKQRM from the coding sequence ATGACGACCAAACTGGACTCACGCCTCACCACGTACTCCCCGGCGGTGCTGAGCCTGTTCCGCGTGGTGTTCGGATTCCTCTTCACAGTGTTCGGCACCTCGAAACTGTTCGACTGGCCCATCGCGTTCGGCATCCCGACGGGCAACTGGCCGGTCTGGTATGCGGGCATCATCGAGTTCGTTGCCGGCCTGCTGATCATGTTCGGGTTGTTCACCCGGATAGCCGCCTTCATCGCGTCGGGCCATATGGCCGTCGCCTACTTCTGGCAGCACCAGCCGCACGCGCTGTGGCCGATCGTCGGTCCGGAGATGGGCGGCAACGGTGGCCTTCCCACGATCCTGTTCTGCTTTGCCTTCTTCTTGCTGGTCTTCACCGGCCCCGGCGCGTATGCAGTGGACTCAATGCGCGCCGGACGGCTGAAACAGCGAATGTGA
- a CDS encoding Ig-like domain-containing protein, with protein sequence MTSGSMADAAPALSVHQVGDADRVTGAVTYQAVIGSDDAAVALSFTRPRDGVVTDLGYGMFRYTPNARVNAETDSFVVTASDGRGRLLSSIVNWVNDNQAPVVVAPPRLWPPDPTTGAVTVSPNIVDPNGDWLTFTVDAPFPRRGSVTIDWDGTFTYVPYPTERDDITAGEETLGFRAVDPRGASAYVTVTVPISPRRVEPAPDPGSTAHSPDPATGVVTGTCGVDADGHTYSASAASKGTVVINAKTGMWAYRPAVAARHEAVAVGASAAQRRDTFTITLAKGKRDKVVVPVSVPLVSMKTVPSYAVTAEIPLGVVPAGIAISPRGDRVFVTSFVDEAAVTVIRTADHTSSRIPLAFRPEGVVVGPDGRRLYIADPAGGRVGMLDPDDGAVEYIAVGDHPFQMTLVGADLYVANNRDGTVSVIDTIDNVVVRTIGVGGHPYAVAAALGQAFVTDYGFYGGQSTHTMSILSARGQVVRVAPVGYYPTGVAVSPDSRRIYVANNDGAYTTAHPGTTTVINASTGAVVETLPVGGCAVGVSDNGDHVYVASQGYESTFTSKLSIVDLPSGQIASVPIHGMPNALAVNGDRIYLTDTWHSSLMQITARDTSVVDTEVANQPPDLTVTEVDHRLYRVSVDDPDGDSVTIAAAQPFCGTISDLGDGLFQYTPNERAIAGFVDHFAITADDGHGGVVTRTVGLRV encoded by the coding sequence ATGACCTCTGGGTCGATGGCCGACGCAGCCCCTGCACTGAGCGTGCATCAGGTGGGGGACGCCGATCGCGTCACGGGCGCGGTGACCTATCAGGCCGTCATCGGATCCGACGACGCGGCGGTCGCGTTGTCGTTCACCCGACCGCGCGACGGCGTCGTCACCGACCTGGGCTACGGCATGTTCCGCTATACACCCAACGCGCGGGTCAACGCCGAGACCGACAGCTTCGTCGTCACCGCGTCCGACGGCCGCGGTCGGCTACTGAGTTCGATCGTCAACTGGGTCAACGACAACCAGGCTCCCGTCGTGGTCGCGCCGCCGCGACTGTGGCCGCCGGATCCGACGACGGGCGCGGTCACCGTTTCTCCGAATATCGTTGACCCGAACGGTGATTGGCTGACGTTCACCGTCGATGCGCCGTTCCCGCGACGCGGCTCGGTCACCATCGATTGGGACGGAACGTTCACCTACGTCCCCTACCCCACCGAACGCGACGACATCACCGCCGGCGAGGAGACACTGGGCTTCCGCGCGGTCGACCCTCGAGGCGCCAGCGCCTACGTCACCGTCACCGTCCCGATCAGCCCGCGCCGTGTCGAACCCGCACCGGATCCTGGCTCGACGGCACACAGCCCCGACCCCGCCACCGGGGTGGTCACCGGCACCTGTGGCGTCGACGCCGACGGTCACACCTACTCGGCCAGTGCCGCCTCGAAGGGCACGGTCGTCATCAACGCGAAGACCGGCATGTGGGCGTATCGTCCCGCCGTCGCGGCGCGCCACGAAGCAGTGGCCGTCGGGGCGTCGGCGGCGCAGCGGCGCGACACGTTCACGATCACACTGGCCAAGGGCAAGCGAGACAAAGTCGTTGTGCCCGTGTCGGTTCCGCTGGTGTCGATGAAGACGGTGCCGTCGTATGCGGTCACGGCTGAGATCCCACTCGGCGTGGTGCCCGCAGGCATCGCGATCAGCCCGCGCGGCGACCGGGTCTTCGTGACCAGCTTCGTCGACGAGGCCGCGGTCACGGTGATCCGGACCGCTGACCACACGTCGTCGCGAATTCCGCTGGCATTCCGACCGGAAGGTGTGGTGGTCGGTCCGGACGGTCGCCGCCTCTACATCGCCGACCCGGCGGGGGGTCGGGTCGGCATGCTCGACCCGGACGACGGCGCCGTGGAGTACATCGCCGTCGGCGATCACCCGTTCCAGATGACCCTCGTCGGCGCGGATCTCTACGTAGCCAACAACCGGGACGGCACCGTCAGCGTGATCGACACGATCGACAACGTCGTCGTCCGCACCATCGGGGTGGGCGGACATCCGTATGCGGTCGCCGCGGCGTTGGGTCAAGCCTTCGTCACCGACTACGGCTTCTACGGCGGTCAGTCCACCCACACGATGTCGATTCTCAGCGCGCGCGGCCAGGTGGTGCGGGTTGCACCCGTCGGCTACTACCCGACCGGTGTCGCGGTGTCACCGGACAGCAGGCGGATCTACGTGGCCAACAACGATGGGGCCTACACCACCGCGCATCCGGGCACCACGACGGTCATCAACGCGTCCACCGGCGCGGTCGTCGAGACCCTGCCTGTCGGCGGCTGCGCGGTCGGCGTCTCCGACAACGGTGATCACGTGTACGTGGCCAGTCAGGGCTACGAGTCGACGTTCACCAGCAAGCTGTCGATCGTCGACCTGCCGAGCGGCCAGATCGCCTCGGTACCGATCCACGGGATGCCAAATGCGTTGGCGGTCAACGGCGACCGCATCTATCTGACAGACACCTGGCACTCGTCGCTGATGCAGATCACCGCGCGGGACACCTCCGTCGTCGACACCGAGGTGGCCAACCAGCCACCGGACCTGACCGTCACCGAGGTGGACCACCGCCTGTATCGGGTAAGTGTGGACGATCCCGACGGGGACAGCGTGACCATTGCGGCCGCCCAACCGTTCTGTGGAACCATCAGCGATCTCGGTGACGGGCTTTTCCAGTACACCCCGAACGAGAGGGCGATCGCCGGGTTCGTCGACCACTTCGCGATCACCGCCGACGACGGGCACGGCGGAGTGGTGACCCGCACCGTCGGGTTACGCGTCTAG
- a CDS encoding TIGR03619 family F420-dependent LLM class oxidoreductase, translating to MKFYVSTAFLDTNEAIEIAKEADDLGYDGMGIPDHVINLETLATPYPYTKDGKRRWEAFTDWPDPWVMIGAIALVTSRLRFVTTVYLPAMRDPYSAAKSIGTAAYLADGRLELGIGVGWCEEEFTLMGQRFDRRGKRTDEMLELMKALWQPGWTEFSGEFYTAPRLEMEPTPPHIPIYVGGLSDIALRRAARHDGWIGDLISTDKAIERVSKLRDLRAERGLSMDHFEVLTPLTDAFTAEHYQRAEDNGITGIITMPWMFYSGPQASLPERIDGMRRFRKDLGLDA from the coding sequence ATGAAGTTTTACGTAAGCACCGCGTTTCTGGACACCAACGAAGCCATCGAGATCGCCAAGGAGGCCGACGATCTGGGCTACGACGGGATGGGCATCCCCGACCACGTCATCAACCTGGAGACGCTGGCGACGCCCTACCCGTACACCAAGGACGGTAAGCGTCGCTGGGAAGCGTTCACCGACTGGCCCGACCCGTGGGTGATGATCGGCGCCATCGCGCTCGTCACGTCCCGGCTACGGTTCGTGACGACGGTGTACCTACCCGCCATGCGCGATCCGTACTCCGCCGCGAAATCGATTGGCACCGCGGCCTATCTGGCGGACGGTCGGCTCGAGCTCGGCATCGGGGTGGGCTGGTGCGAGGAAGAGTTCACCTTGATGGGGCAGCGCTTCGACCGGCGCGGCAAGCGCACCGACGAGATGCTCGAACTGATGAAGGCGCTGTGGCAGCCGGGCTGGACCGAGTTCTCCGGCGAGTTCTACACGGCGCCGCGGCTGGAGATGGAGCCGACGCCGCCGCACATTCCGATCTACGTCGGCGGTCTCAGCGACATCGCGTTGCGCCGCGCCGCTCGCCACGACGGCTGGATCGGCGATCTGATCAGCACCGACAAGGCCATCGAACGGGTGAGCAAGCTGCGCGACCTGCGCGCCGAACGCGGTTTGTCGATGGACCATTTCGAAGTGCTTACGCCGCTGACCGACGCCTTCACTGCCGAGCACTATCAGCGCGCCGAGGACAACGGCATCACCGGGATCATCACGATGCCGTGGATGTTCTACAGCGGCCCGCAGGCATCGTTGCCCGAAAGGATCGACGGCATGCGCAGATTCCGCAAGGACCTCGGGCTAGACGCGTAA
- a CDS encoding PaaI family thioesterase, with translation MSMDFGFDVISAEEYDRQRVLYEPLTEAIRKLIDAGIHTDVDEATTREAQAAVEAVTAMLVQKRRTATATLRHEDTGRPLAWANPAVGLRNAIAPPMVIHHEPDGRAWSEFTLSGAYEGPPGWVHGGICALVLDHILGEAASDGLTKPKFTGTITLRYLRGTPLGPLRAEAFIERTEGVKTFARGYLSDADGTTVEADGVFIRPAWARDAG, from the coding sequence ATGAGTATGGATTTCGGGTTCGATGTCATCAGCGCCGAGGAGTACGACCGCCAGCGCGTGCTGTACGAACCGCTGACCGAGGCCATCCGCAAGCTGATCGACGCGGGCATCCACACCGACGTCGACGAAGCCACCACCCGCGAGGCGCAGGCCGCGGTCGAGGCCGTGACCGCGATGCTCGTGCAGAAGCGCCGCACTGCCACCGCGACATTGCGCCACGAGGACACCGGTCGCCCGCTGGCGTGGGCCAATCCCGCTGTGGGACTGCGCAATGCGATCGCCCCGCCGATGGTGATCCACCACGAACCCGACGGGCGGGCCTGGAGCGAGTTCACCCTCAGCGGTGCATACGAGGGTCCGCCGGGATGGGTGCACGGCGGGATCTGCGCACTGGTGCTCGACCACATCCTCGGCGAGGCCGCCAGTGACGGCCTGACCAAACCGAAATTCACCGGCACCATCACACTGCGGTACCTGCGCGGCACTCCGCTGGGGCCGCTGCGCGCAGAGGCGTTCATCGAGCGCACAGAAGGCGTGAAGACCTTCGCCCGCGGCTACCTCAGCGACGCCGATGGCACCACAGTCGAGGCCGACGGCGTGTTCATCCGGCCCGCGTGGGCCAGGGACGCCGGATGA